A single Pseudodesulfovibrio aespoeensis Aspo-2 DNA region contains:
- a CDS encoding NAD+ synthase, protein MKIGVLQLNPVVGDIEGNCAAIRQGVAEARSLGADLCLTPEMAVTGYPPRDLLLYGGFVARARGAADALARELEDDAPGGTPLLLGGVEPNPCNLGKPVFNAAFWCEGGAVRRVFRKTLLPTYDVFDEARYFEPAPTGDQAGNILRFKGRTIAVTICEDAWNDKDYWETRSYARDPLEEAAVHGPDLILNLSASPLFLGKQRLREDMLGAVARKYGVPLVYANQTGGNDDLIFDGRSCAFGPDGALTGRAPGFTPGVAMFDIDAPKPDAIAPDDFGREAETWRALVMGTRDYVRKSCFSTALIGLSGGIDSAVTAAVAAEALGAENVTCVLMPSPYSSRGSVDDSLALAANLGVTTLTLPIAPIMNAYALALAGPFAGLAEDTTEENIQSRIRGNLLMALSNKRGAMLLTTGNKSELAVGYCTIYGDMSGGFAVVSDMDKTGVFALARWYNAHVRPAIPEAIITKPPSAELRPDQKDQDSLPPYDVLDAILALHIERHQSARQIIGAGFDPQTVDRVLRLVRSAEFKRRQAAPGIKLTPRSFGTGWRMPLACRREI, encoded by the coding sequence ATGAAAATCGGCGTGCTGCAACTCAATCCCGTGGTCGGGGACATTGAAGGCAACTGCGCGGCCATCAGGCAGGGCGTGGCCGAGGCCCGGAGCCTGGGCGCGGACCTGTGCCTGACCCCGGAAATGGCCGTGACCGGCTACCCGCCGCGCGATCTGCTCCTATACGGCGGATTCGTGGCCAGGGCCAGGGGTGCAGCCGATGCCCTGGCCCGCGAGCTTGAGGACGACGCGCCCGGCGGAACTCCCCTGCTCCTGGGCGGGGTGGAGCCAAACCCCTGCAACCTCGGCAAGCCGGTCTTCAACGCCGCCTTCTGGTGCGAAGGCGGCGCGGTCCGCCGCGTGTTCCGCAAGACCCTGCTGCCCACCTACGATGTCTTTGACGAGGCCCGCTATTTCGAGCCCGCGCCCACTGGGGATCAGGCTGGGAACATCCTGCGTTTCAAGGGCCGGACCATTGCCGTGACCATCTGCGAGGACGCCTGGAACGACAAGGACTACTGGGAGACCCGGAGCTACGCCCGCGACCCGCTCGAAGAGGCCGCGGTCCACGGGCCGGACCTGATCCTCAACCTCTCGGCCTCGCCGCTCTTTCTGGGCAAGCAGAGGCTGCGCGAGGACATGCTCGGAGCCGTGGCCCGCAAATACGGCGTGCCCCTGGTCTACGCCAACCAGACGGGCGGCAACGACGACCTGATCTTTGATGGCCGATCCTGCGCCTTTGGCCCGGACGGCGCCCTGACGGGCCGCGCCCCCGGTTTCACGCCGGGAGTGGCCATGTTTGACATCGACGCGCCAAAGCCGGACGCCATCGCTCCCGACGATTTCGGGCGCGAGGCCGAGACATGGCGCGCCCTGGTCATGGGCACCCGCGACTATGTGCGCAAGAGCTGCTTTTCCACGGCCCTGATCGGCCTGTCCGGCGGCATCGACTCTGCCGTGACCGCTGCTGTGGCCGCCGAGGCCCTGGGAGCGGAGAACGTCACCTGCGTGCTCATGCCCTCGCCCTATTCAAGCCGGGGCAGCGTGGACGACTCCCTGGCCCTGGCCGCCAACCTGGGTGTGACCACCCTGACCCTGCCCATAGCGCCGATCATGAACGCCTATGCCCTGGCCCTGGCCGGGCCCTTTGCCGGGCTGGCCGAGGACACCACCGAGGAGAACATCCAGTCGCGCATCCGGGGCAACCTGCTCATGGCCCTGTCCAACAAGCGCGGGGCCATGCTCCTGACCACGGGCAACAAGAGCGAGCTGGCTGTTGGCTATTGCACCATCTACGGCGACATGTCCGGCGGGTTCGCGGTCGTCTCGGACATGGACAAGACCGGGGTCTTTGCCCTGGCCCGCTGGTACAACGCGCATGTTCGCCCGGCCATCCCCGAGGCGATCATCACCAAGCCGCCTTCGGCGGAGCTGCGGCCCGATCAGAAAGACCAGGACTCGCTGCCCCCCTACGACGTGCTTGATGCCATCCTGGCCCTGCACATTGAGCGCCACCAGTCGGCGCGCCAGATCATCGGGGCGGGATTCGACCCCCAGACCGTGGACCGGGTACTGCGCCTGGTCCGCTCGGCAGAGTTCAAACGCCGTCAGGCCGCGCCGGGCATCAAGCTGACCCCGCGCTCGTTCGGCACGGGCTGGCGCATGCCCCTGGCCTGTCGGCGCGAGATATGA
- a CDS encoding 6-hydroxymethylpterin diphosphokinase MptE-like protein, with amino-acid sequence MLTTCLDLLTRDHIQGNPLVITLGACQMEEGLSPARLLRLPDAGPASMSAIGRIPLAEYRHGAVLAVSSLLAETDYQAVRRIQKHLVFCLIKYVWFPSQDTSTPDPLGLGGDKGPLAHLLYQVNTMENLPHLLSWPRTKSLTGALPPMPVLLLLPGDSLDGLAPFAPALAERFLVLCLSKTLAFCRNAGITPDIVVQLDTHGEQHNFYPDDMDLSNSWLLALSCAPASRYLHRFAGIFWIDTFHPGLFGDTYEIRNSWLSSFIPMLGAAELLRPPSLLVAGADLAFGCRAGGPCTGGDGLCATTDSQPLSNAEDLTAVVKGSFAARLGNGQTGITTMQFMATAYEAETIAAEMVIKGGTGCYNISRTGMLDPAVFEHADPDAFLTAPAIDRTVFRQGMERASRAGLPNLTGAKRMLYEQLGTAETLARQAEALTADAEPEELADSPLLSATKLLTHLHPVADTATRIHIARELIRRYRDTLRQRITGFRLADWADRGKTLPLLCHPDERDRLLAALGQRFPKARWRSLHTWENNANRTATLTVRDLPQFLHDHPVTLISRRYADCADYLLRLLPKDTSLIVEELLAAPWPPGRGA; translated from the coding sequence ATGCTCACCACCTGTCTCGACCTGCTGACCAGGGACCACATCCAGGGTAACCCCCTGGTCATCACGCTCGGCGCGTGCCAAATGGAAGAAGGGCTCTCGCCCGCCAGACTGCTGCGCCTGCCGGACGCAGGCCCGGCGTCCATGTCGGCCATAGGCCGCATCCCCCTGGCCGAGTATCGCCACGGCGCGGTCCTGGCGGTCTCGTCACTCCTGGCGGAGACTGACTACCAGGCGGTGCGCCGCATTCAGAAGCACCTTGTCTTCTGCCTGATCAAATACGTCTGGTTCCCCAGCCAGGACACCTCCACCCCGGACCCCCTGGGCCTGGGCGGCGACAAGGGACCGCTGGCCCACCTGCTCTATCAGGTCAACACCATGGAGAACCTGCCCCACCTCCTCTCCTGGCCGCGCACCAAGAGCCTCACGGGCGCACTCCCGCCCATGCCCGTGCTCCTGCTGCTGCCGGGCGACTCCCTGGACGGCCTCGCGCCTTTTGCCCCGGCCCTGGCCGAGCGGTTCCTGGTTCTCTGCCTGTCCAAGACCCTGGCCTTTTGCCGCAACGCGGGCATCACGCCGGACATCGTGGTCCAGCTCGACACCCACGGCGAGCAGCACAACTTCTACCCCGACGACATGGACCTCTCGAACAGCTGGCTCCTGGCCCTGTCCTGCGCCCCGGCCAGCCGCTATCTCCACCGCTTTGCCGGGATATTCTGGATCGACACCTTCCACCCCGGCCTGTTCGGCGACACCTACGAGATTCGCAACTCCTGGCTCAGTTCGTTCATCCCCATGCTCGGAGCCGCCGAGCTGCTGCGCCCGCCGAGCCTGCTGGTGGCCGGGGCCGACCTCGCCTTTGGCTGCCGGGCGGGCGGCCCGTGCACCGGGGGCGACGGCCTGTGCGCGACAACGGACAGCCAGCCCCTTTCCAATGCAGAGGACCTGACAGCAGTGGTCAAAGGCTCCTTTGCCGCCCGCCTGGGCAACGGCCAGACCGGGATCACCACCATGCAGTTCATGGCCACGGCCTACGAGGCCGAGACCATCGCCGCCGAGATGGTGATCAAGGGCGGCACCGGGTGCTACAATATCTCGCGCACCGGCATGCTCGACCCTGCCGTGTTCGAGCATGCCGACCCGGACGCCTTCCTGACAGCCCCGGCCATTGACCGGACCGTGTTCCGCCAGGGCATGGAGCGCGCCTCGCGCGCGGGGTTGCCCAACCTGACCGGGGCCAAACGCATGCTCTACGAGCAGCTGGGCACGGCCGAGACCCTGGCCCGTCAGGCCGAGGCCCTGACCGCGGACGCCGAGCCCGAGGAACTGGCCGACAGCCCGCTGCTCTCGGCCACCAAGCTGCTGACCCATCTGCATCCCGTGGCCGACACCGCCACCCGGATACACATCGCGCGCGAGCTCATCCGGCGCTACCGCGACACCCTGCGCCAGCGCATCACCGGGTTCCGACTGGCCGACTGGGCCGACCGGGGCAAGACCCTGCCCCTGCTCTGCCATCCAGACGAGCGCGACAGACTGCTGGCCGCCCTGGGCCAACGCTTTCCCAAGGCGCGCTGGCGCAGCCTGCACACCTGGGAAAACAACGCCAACCGCACCGCCACCCTGACCGTGCGCGACCTGCCGCAGTTCCTGCACGACCATCCCGTGACCCTGATCTCGCGCCGCTATGCCGACTGCGCGGACTATCTGCTGCGCCTGCTGCCAAAGGACACCTCCCTGATCGTCGAGGAGCTGCTGGCCGCGCCCTGGCCGCCGGGCCGGGGAGCCTGA